One genomic window of Fusarium fujikuroi IMI 58289 draft genome, chromosome FFUJ_chr01 includes the following:
- a CDS encoding related to VPS8-vacuolar sorting protein, 134 kD, which produces MADSEDLSLAGDVGLDNGDTINDAPTIAGTDVDAGADAVNDGLLEDSDGPDRHLTPVPIGNGSVTNRYREIMQQQHQDSSDVSSLGGSSLHGLPKRAGSPIDSVLSGPDDTPSIQGSFVSSPGSSVLPSVASRPGLSSPSPSFRPFDRRFQSRISSSAINTPRSSSPAFPFLSSHSRNVSLSSQFLLDQADLETPTPPWEVVRWTKLRKLNGHAFSEAGKRNFGSPTCLAVSATIVLGTSKGIILVFDYNQNLKMIIGPGTKAVESGPITAIAISADHTTIAGGHASGNIFTWDTGRASRPFLTIPHLEPSQLQNRTVDGHVPDVAITHLGFLGTRHTALVSADNKGMAFSHLATRGTGALGRTVKTHRILGRYPDAPMPPGKTVKPSTVLAFAPLPLGNVECSTDTLGLTAMLTPYLLVIVSTTPVAQTQHKSARPKDVPPHSAMTGCLAWFPAVKLKVPDPQTGSDISKVKLAYCWSNILTVLDVDEYPREDKDQPASYRFKARSRWKCEEAIVAVQWLSRSVLAVLTISQRMIVLEDRSMRMTEGFDLVQKYIYHADLFSEQLHTLVEQLDENDSSMHGVVADAFYMSFKAYKGRIFILGFNEVSIGALSNWADRLIAMMENGDYLGAIQLATSYYTGDADKLTVGLPEDPSLRHTMVRDKIMEIISASLKYAFGQRQKDPESYDDEHMKQLAETCFTACQAVDNQDFLFEDMYDWYEDADIGGIFLECLEPYILEKTITMVPPTVVKDLVQHYVSRGWESRLEEMICHMETVTLDLDQITLLCKQHSLYDALIYVWNQALGDYITPMIDLLSLLIPLMVDGDFTANNPADDFFSINAFKIFPYLSYTLTGRVYPNDEAMSEEMATKAKSEIYWFFFSGRTITWPKGSGNEFRTIPNSESQPSFPYLRMILKLDAPSFLSALNEAFEDPFLNDSTDQHMNGSRGDMPEEQIFGQTINRQYVLSILLDVMNPNDFAPEDTIYLDMFIARNLPKFPQYLLFSGTTLSRVLTGLCNYPGLDLAEDAQLSAEYLLSVYHPSDMPDLMPLFKKAGFYRILKRIYKTDKQYGNLVQTYFEDPEDQELVFDCLRECLRPHSGLTERQIQEVLSVVKEHARRLLELDAALTAKTLAEQGLELHQHMIDSTEDAADLQHTYLKTLLEPEEPTADHKLVAARDLVERYVQLMCKFEPSHVSDYVGLVQSTDLRLEKLLPTMEETGVIDAAVVLMAREGQVKDAMERLVKHLKTLESAMHGLLTGAEEQYSGPSLGYAAEDLLEALQKYVHVGIWLCQGQTKSSTKKSKLVQKTPRSATEALSSDEALWLSLIDACVQITKKLSPALSAAAQQNMRDDEFDEEKLVALLRSLVQHTFTALLTTTSSQTTSLSGSKLVSNAGSNLSFLRILRAFLTQAAASSPNLADLRGVLASIFSAYAYEESILKLSNRLLERSLFVNVNQSVELRQRGWRPRGSTCEACSRRVWGPGVAGTAVFEAWEDKQAIEEKRRKERQANAAERAKGDDGETELKAKGKGVDTRPSSMLIETNANSSVGSNKDKPMGPLVVLACRHIYHQSCLDELQERQQNGVVGEEGRVVKVDLVAAMGTWMLGVSLMK; this is translated from the exons ATGGCCGATTCAGAAGATTTGTCGCTCGCGGGAGACGTGGGCTTGGACAATGGCGACACTATAAATGATGCGCCTACGATAGCTGGTACTGATGTGGatgctggtgctgatgctgtTAATGATGGTTTACTCGAGGATAGTGACGGGCCCGACCGTCATCTTACACCAGTTCCTATAGGAAACGGATCCGTTACGAATAGATATCGCGAGATcatgcagcagcaacatcaggATAGTTCGGACGTGAGCTCCTTGGGTGGAAGCTCTTTGCATGGTCTACCAAAGCGTGCTGGTAGCCCGATAGATTCGGTCTTGTCGGGACCTGACGATACACCATCTATTCAA GGATCATTTGTCTCCTCTCCTGGAAGCAGCGTTCTCCCGTCTGTAGCCTCCCGTCCCGGCCTGAGCAGTCCCTCACCATCTTTCCGACCTTTCGATCGCCGATTTCAGTCGCGAATTTCCTCCTCGGCAATTAATACACCTCGCTCGTCGTCTCCGGcatttccttttctttccagCCATAGCCGTAACGTCTCCTTAAGCTCGCAATTCCTCCTCGACCAAGCCGATCTAGAGACACCCACGCCGCCGTGGGAGGTGGTTCGTTGGACAAAGCTACGGAAGCTCAATGGCCATGCATTCTCTGAGGCAGGGAAACGAAACTTTGGTTCCCCAACTTGTCTTGCTGTATCAGCAACGATAGTACTTGGAACGTCGAAGGGTATCATATTAGTGTTCGATTATAACCAAAATCTCAAAATGATTATTGGTCCAGGGACAAAAG CTGTCGAATCTGGGCCAATCACTGCTATAGCGATATCCGCAGATCATACTACAATTGCAGGAGGACATGCGAGTGGAAACATCTTTACCTGGGATACAGGCCGTGCCTCGAGGCCTTTCCTAACAATACCACATTTGGAACCATCGCAGCTCCAAAATCGCACGGTAGATGGACATGTTCCTGACGTTGCTATCACTCACCTCGGGTTCTTGGGAACACGCCATACAGCCCTTGTTTCAGCTGATAACAAGGGCATGGCTTTCTCGCATCTGGCGACTAGAGGAACCGGTGCACTTGGGCGAACCGTGAAAACTCATCGGATTCTCGGTCGATATCCGGATGCGCCAATGCCTCCAGGGAAGACAGTCAAGCCTAGCACCGTGCTTGCCTTCGCACCTCTACCCCTTGGCAATGTTGAGTGTTCAACAGACACCCTAGGCTTGACAGCCATGCTGACGCCATATCTTCTTGTTATTGTGTCAACTACACCAGTGGCACAGACTCAACACAAGTCGGCGCGGCCTAAGGATGTTCCCCCTCATAGCGCGATGACAGGCTGTTTGGCATGGTTCCCAGCAGTGAAACTGAAGGTTCCTGACCCTCAAACTGGCAGCGATATTTCGAAGGTGAAGCTTGCGTACTGCTGGTCCAATATCTTGACAGTGCTGGATGTAGACGAGTATCCCCGTGAAGATAAGGACCAGCCTGCGTCGTACAGATTCAAGGCACGAAGCAGGTGGAAGTGTGAAGAAGCGATTGTTGCTGTGCAATGGCTCAGTCGTTCAGTACTAGCGGTGCTTACGATCTCTCAAAGAATGATCGTACTTGAAGACAGGAGCATGCGCATGACAGAGGGCTTTGATCTTGTGCAAAAGTACATATACCACGCAGACCTGTTCTCAGAGCAGCTGCACACTCTTGTGGAACAGCTTGATGAGAACGATTCCTCGATGCATGGCGTCGTAGCTGATGCTTTCTACATGAGCTTCAAAGCGTACAAGGGGAGGATATTTATCCTTGGCTTCAATGAAGTTTCAATTGGTGCATTGTCAAATTGGGCCGACAGACTTATTGCTATGATGGAAAATGGCGACTACCTAGGCGCTATTCAGCTTGCCACTTCTTACTATACTGGCGACGCAGACAAGCTCACCGTTGGATTGCCAGAAGATCCTTCATTGCGTCACACCATGGTTCGTGACAAGATTATGGAGATCATCAGTGCCTCTTTGAAGTATGCTTTTGGTCAGCGTCAGAAGGATCCTGAGAGTTACGACGATGAGCACATGAAGCAATTAGCAGAGACCTGTTTCACAGCTTGTCAAGCCGTCGACAACCAGGACTTCCTCTTCGAGGACATGTATGACTGGTACGAAGATGCTGATATTGGAGGCATATTTCTCGAGTGTCTCGAACCATATATCCTCGAGAAGACCATCACGATGGTGCCTCCAACTGTTGTGAAAGATTTGGTCCAGCACTACGTCAGTCGAGGGTGGGAGAGTAGACTTGAGGAAATGATCTGCCACATGGAGACAGTGACACTGGACCTTGACCAGATAACATTACTGTGTAAGCAACACAGCTTGTACGATGCTCTGATCTACGTCTGGAATCAGGCACTTGGTGACTATATCACTCCGATGATTGATCTTCTGTCTCTATTGATACCTCTCATGGTTGACGGGGACTTCACGGCAAACAATCCAGCAGAtgacttcttcagcatcaacgCCTTCAAGATTTTCCCTTATTTGTCTTATACACTGACTGGCAGGGTGTATCCAAACGATGAAGCGATGAGTGAAGAGATGGCAACCAAAGCTAAATCTGAGATTTActggtttttcttttccGGGAGAACTATTACCTGGCCAAAAGGCAGTGGGAACGAGTTCCGTACCATCCCTAACTCTGAGTCGCAGCCATCGTTTCCCTACCTTCGTATGATTCTCAAACTGGATGCCCCTAGCTTTCTGAGCGCGTTGAACGAGGCATTCGAGGACCCTTTCCTGAATGACTCCACCGATCAGCACATGAACGGCTCTAGGGGAGACATGCCAGAAGAACAGATCTTTGGACAAACCATAAACCGGCAATATGTTCTCTCTATCTTGCTGGATGTCATGAATCCAAACGACTTTGCCCCTGAGGATACCATCTACCTCGACATGTTTATTGCTCGGAACCTTCCAAAGTTCCCACAATACCTTCTCTTTTCAGGCACAACACTCTCGCGCGTCTTGACTGGTCTGTGCAATTATCCAGGCCTCGACCTAGCTGAGGATGCACAGCTCAGCGCTGAATATTTACTCTCTGTCTATCATCCGTCAGACATGCCTGACTTGATGCCATTGTTCAAGAAGGCAGGATTCTATCGTATCCTGAAACGCATATACAAGACAGATAAACAGTATGGCAATCTGGTCCAGACGTATTTTGAGGACCCGGAAGACCAAGAGTTGGTTTTCGACTGCCTCCGCGAATGCTTGCGACCTCACTCAGGACTGACTGAACGTCAGATTCAGGAAGTGCTCAGTGTTGTTAAAGAACATGCACGAAGATTACTTGAACTTGATGCCGCATTAACTGCGAAGACTCTAGCAGAGCAGGGCTTGGAGCTACATCAGCACATGATCGACTCTACCGAGGATGCAGCAGACCTACAGCACACATATCTCAAGACATTGCTGGAGCCAGAGGAGCCAACAGCAGATCACAAGTTGGTGGCCGCTCGTGACTTGGTCGAACGTTATGTGCAGCTCATGTGTAAATTTGAGCCGTCTCATGTATCTGATTACGTTGGTCTTGTGCAGTCAACTGACTTGAGGCTCGAAAAGCTGCTGCCGACGATGGAGGAGACTGGTGTGATTGATGCGGCCGTTGTGTTGATGGCTCGGGAAGGCCAAGTCAAGGACGCTATGGAACGACTTgtcaagcatctcaagacCTTGGAGTCCGCAATGCATGGACTGTTGACAGGTGCTGAGGAACAGTATTCAGGACCAAGTCTTGGGTACGCCGCTGAGGAtcttctcgaagctcttcagAAATATGTTCATGTTGGCATATGGTTATGCCAAGGCCAGACCAAATCATCGACTAAGAAGTCGAAATTGGTACAAAAGACTCCAAGATCGGCAACTGAGGCGCTGTCATCGGACGAGGCTTTATGGTTGAGTCTGATCGATGCGTGTGTGCAAATCACCAAGAAATTGTCACCTGCTCTCAGCGCTGCTGCTCAGCAGAACATGAGGGACGACGAGTTTGATGAGGAGAAACTCGTGGCTCTTCTTCGCTCGCTGGTTCAGCACACATTTACGGCGCTGCTTACAACGACATCCAGCCAGACGACATCTCTGTCGGGGTCGAAGCTGGTGTCAAATGCCGGTTCCAATCTGTCTTTTCTGCGCATTCTCAGGGCGTTCTTGACACAAGCGGCTGCGTCATCTCCAAACTTGGCAGATCTTCGAGGAGTCCTAGCGTCCATCTTCTCGGCGTATGCGTATGAAGAGTCAATCCTCAAGCTATCGAATCGCCTGTTGGAGCGCAGCCTATTTGTCAATGTCAATCAATCAGTTGAGCTTCGTCAAAGGGGATGGCGACCAAGAGGATCAACGTGTGAGGCATGCAGCCGAAGAGTCTGGGGACCTGGAGTCGCTGGAACAGCAGTGTTTGAGGCGTGGGAGGATAAACAGGCTattgaggaaaagagaaggaaagaaaggcagGCCAACGCAGCGGAGCGCGCcaagggtgatgatggcgaaACGGAACTCAAGGCTAAGGGTAAGGGAGTCGACACGAGACCGTCGAGCATGCTCATCGAGACCAACGCCAACAGCAGCGTGGGCAGTAATAAGGACAAGCCTATGGGGCCTTTGGTAGTATTGGCATGCCGGCACATATATCACCAGAGTTGTCTGGATGAGTTGCAGGAAAGGCAGCAGAATGGAGTG GTAGGAGAGGAGGGGAGAGTGGTCAAGGTCGACCTAGTGGCAGCTATGGGCACATGGATGCTTGGTGTTAGCCTTATGAAATAG
- a CDS encoding phosphatidylinositol N-acetylglucosaminyltransferase subunit P family protein, with protein MSLSSDDEDDILSDAQSASSSGEDEDSPPRQLSQNLFAPPFYGRPPTPLPPSPSLTSLLRPSRPTTPDASDDDAIAPVPRAAPKVPTYEYYGFVLYLFSSLTFLIYLLWGYLPSPFLHALGINYYPNRWWALAIPAFIVMTVVYIYVALAAFNTEMLTVPLSSVETVVDGAGKLAEIDAKGRLRGSRNRERRVHGDGRLRWREIWSEGTDAVMDIPLAGVCEVLYGEGREDGEDAYVDDEM; from the coding sequence ATGTCACTCAGctcagatgacgaggacgataTCCTCTCAGACGCCCAATCAGCCAGTTCTTCcggagaagacgaagattCTCCCCCACGGCAATTGTCGCAGAATCTGTTTGCGCCTCCGTTTTATGGGCGACCTCCAACGCCTTTGCCCCCTTCACCGTCACTCACATCTCTTCTACGCCCTTCACGGCCAACAACACCAGACGCATCTGATGACGATGCAATCGCGCCTGTGCCTAGGGCCGCGCCAAAGGTGCCGACGTACGAATATTACGGCTTTGTGCTGTATCTCTTCAGCAGTCTGACATTCCTCATCTACCTCCTCTGGGGCTATCTCCCTTCACCATTTCTGCACGCCCTGGGGATAAACTACTATCCCAACCGGTGGTGGGCGCTCGCCATACCGGCTTTCATCGTCATGACAGTGGTGTACATCTACGTAGCTCTCGCTGCGTTTAATACAGAGATGTTGACAGTGCCACTATCGAGTGTTGAGACTGTCGTTGATGGGGCGGGTAAGTTGGCGGAGATTGATGCGAAGGGAAGATTGAGGGGGAGTCGCAATAGGGAGAGAAGGGTGCATGGAGATGGGAGATTGAGATGGAGGGAGATTTGGAGTGAGGGAACGGATGCGGTGATGGATATTCCGCTGGCGGGCGTTTGCGAGGTCTTGTAtggagagggaagagaggatGGTGAAGATGCGTATGtagatgatgagatgtgA